A region from the Algoriphagus machipongonensis genome encodes:
- the feoB gene encoding ferrous iron transport protein B, producing the protein MSESTIRSSTRTPKIAIIGNPNVGKSTIFNQLTGLNQKIGNYPGVTVDKKIGWMNFEGSTYEIVDLPGTYSLYPNSEDEIIAHRVLNHIDKEKRPDYVLMVIDSCQLSRGLFLATQLIDLGIQLAIVLNMADLASKNNLEIRNYEIYKSLGVPILSTDARGIKGLDQIKTLIHDKNFSIESSYLNISEIIPQALLKPIREKFELRNDYRAYQMLRFGPKDRSIDPEDRLWIQSLITSENFDLESAQLEETSQRYRKITSLIETCVVKKEPKAPKKTTVWDKAFLHPFWGYAVFIGILLLIFQTIFTWASVPMDLIDGLFAEISSWVNSTLPPGPLTSLISEGIVPGIGGVVIFIPQIALLFGFLAILEDTGYMSRVVFLMDRWMRPFGLHGKSIVPLVSGVACAIPGVMAARNIGNWKEKIITILVTPLMSCSARLPVYVILIGLTVPDKSYGFVNLQALTLLGLYLLGIIGVLITSILLKFILKSEEKSFLMVELPTYRTPRWKDVILTMYYKSRTFVVEAGKIILAISVVLWVLASYGPPSRMDEIRQNGEERIAQAPEEQHAEIESETASLLLENSFIGIMGRGIEPVIKPLGYDWKIGIALITSFAAREVFVSTIATIYSIGSEDELTIRQKLDQQVNPNTGEKVFNLATSFSLMVFYVFAMQCMSTVAVVYRETKGWKWPLIQTVYMTFLAYFAAWITYQILS; encoded by the coding sequence ATGTCTGAATCCACCATTCGATCTTCGACTCGAACTCCAAAAATAGCCATCATCGGTAACCCCAATGTTGGAAAATCAACGATTTTCAACCAATTAACTGGCTTGAACCAAAAAATCGGGAACTATCCTGGGGTGACGGTGGATAAAAAAATTGGCTGGATGAATTTTGAAGGTTCGACTTATGAGATAGTCGATCTTCCAGGAACTTATAGTCTTTATCCAAATTCTGAGGATGAGATCATTGCTCACCGAGTTTTAAATCACATTGACAAGGAGAAAAGACCTGACTATGTATTGATGGTCATAGATTCTTGTCAGCTTTCAAGAGGATTATTTTTAGCGACCCAACTAATAGACTTAGGTATCCAGCTTGCCATTGTTTTAAACATGGCAGACCTGGCTTCTAAAAACAACCTTGAGATCAGGAACTATGAAATTTACAAATCCCTTGGTGTACCTATTTTAAGTACGGACGCTAGAGGCATCAAAGGCTTGGATCAAATCAAAACATTGATCCATGACAAAAATTTCAGTATCGAATCTTCCTATTTAAACATTTCTGAAATTATTCCTCAGGCATTATTGAAGCCTATCCGGGAAAAATTTGAGTTGAGAAATGACTATCGGGCTTACCAGATGCTTCGTTTTGGTCCGAAAGATAGATCTATTGACCCTGAGGATAGATTATGGATACAGAGTCTCATAACCTCCGAAAACTTTGACTTAGAAAGTGCTCAGCTGGAAGAAACCAGCCAACGGTATCGTAAGATCACTTCTTTGATTGAAACATGTGTAGTAAAAAAAGAACCTAAGGCCCCTAAGAAAACAACTGTTTGGGATAAGGCTTTCCTACATCCATTTTGGGGTTATGCAGTTTTCATCGGAATCTTACTATTAATTTTTCAAACCATCTTCACTTGGGCTTCTGTCCCAATGGATTTAATCGATGGCTTATTCGCGGAAATCAGTTCATGGGTTAATTCCACCTTACCCCCAGGGCCTTTGACCAGTTTAATTTCAGAGGGTATTGTTCCCGGTATTGGAGGGGTTGTCATATTTATCCCCCAAATTGCTTTGCTCTTTGGCTTCCTGGCTATTCTTGAAGATACTGGTTATATGTCGCGAGTCGTATTCTTAATGGACCGTTGGATGCGCCCATTTGGACTGCATGGCAAAAGCATTGTCCCCTTGGTATCAGGTGTTGCATGCGCGATACCCGGAGTGATGGCAGCAAGAAACATTGGTAATTGGAAAGAAAAGATCATAACCATTCTGGTAACTCCACTGATGAGTTGCTCAGCAAGACTCCCTGTCTATGTCATTCTTATTGGCCTGACAGTACCTGATAAAAGTTACGGTTTTGTAAATCTGCAAGCCCTTACTCTTTTAGGACTTTATTTATTAGGAATAATTGGAGTATTAATTACTTCGATTCTTTTAAAATTCATCTTAAAATCTGAGGAGAAAAGCTTCTTAATGGTGGAACTTCCTACTTATAGAACACCCAGATGGAAAGATGTAATCCTAACCATGTATTACAAGTCAAGAACTTTCGTGGTGGAAGCTGGGAAAATCATTTTGGCAATCTCAGTGGTTTTATGGGTATTGGCCTCTTATGGTCCTCCTTCCAGAATGGACGAAATCCGTCAGAATGGGGAAGAAAGAATAGCCCAAGCTCCAGAAGAACAGCATGCAGAAATTGAATCTGAAACTGCCTCTCTCCTACTAGAGAATTCTTTTATTGGTATCATGGGAAGAGGAATTGAGCCAGTGATCAAGCCTCTTGGTTATGACTGGAAAATAGGCATCGCATTAATTACCTCCTTTGCAGCAAGAGAAGTTTTTGTTTCCACTATCGCGACAATTTATAGTATCGGCTCTGAAGATGAACTTACAATCAGGCAAAAACTTGATCAGCAGGTGAACCCTAATACTGGAGAAAAGGTTTTCAATTTAGCTACCTCTTTCTCACTCATGGTCTTTTATGTATTTGCCATGCAGTGTATGAGTACTGTTGCGGTGGTGTATAGAGAAACTAAAGGTTGGAAATGGCCACTCATTCAAACGGTATATATGACCTTCTTGGCGTATTTCGCAGCCTGGATTACCTATCAAATATTATCCTAA
- a CDS encoding FeoB-associated Cys-rich membrane protein encodes MVQEILVGVLVLAALGFLGWKFLGKSKKQPGCDKCAKN; translated from the coding sequence ATGGTACAGGAAATTCTAGTAGGCGTATTGGTTTTAGCAGCATTAGGCTTTTTAGGTTGGAAATTTTTGGGTAAATCCAAAAAACAGCCTGGATGTGACAAGTGTGCCAAAAACTAA
- a CDS encoding MATE family efflux transporter produces the protein MGKIASQSLQTALFSYLGVVIGYFNVLWLFPYALEASQLGTFRTIQDLGLLFVPFAQLGLGHGITRYFPKLQTNQSAFLSFSILLAMGGFAIVSILFISLKSQVINLFAVHSPEVIDFLQIVLLITLFALLSSILDAYSRSYLKVAVPTFIREVFLRLLTGILVGSYFLKWIDFDYVMIGLAVVYGAATFGMIVYLFWLGVLKFDFRWSNFPKGFRSSFLKFSLITFLATAASTLIMKIDSIMVSSLVSLEANAIYTIAFSMALVIELPRRAISQVVMPVVADHFAKDNLSEINKLYQQVSNRQLYICLLIFIGIWGNIDDLYFFIPKREVYEAGKYVVFLIGLGKLFDVMFSINSEVLVFSKYYRFNLFSTVVMSLLIIGLNYWLIPIYGIEGAAFASVLVMFLFNFVKYLFLKVKLSFDPFSWETLKIIAVGILAYSPIELIQFDQGPLVNIIITSIWIFLNYLIFSKVLGAGREEWKWVLSRFKK, from the coding sequence ATGGGTAAAATTGCCAGCCAGAGTCTTCAAACAGCACTCTTTTCCTATTTAGGAGTAGTTATTGGATACTTCAATGTCCTTTGGTTATTTCCTTACGCTCTCGAAGCTTCACAGCTAGGAACATTCCGTACCATTCAAGATTTAGGGCTATTGTTCGTCCCTTTTGCCCAATTAGGTTTAGGACATGGCATTACTCGCTATTTCCCCAAACTTCAAACCAATCAATCGGCTTTTTTAAGTTTCAGCATTCTATTGGCAATGGGTGGATTTGCCATCGTGAGTATCCTTTTTATCTCACTCAAATCTCAGGTAATCAATTTGTTTGCCGTTCATTCTCCTGAGGTAATCGATTTCCTTCAAATCGTATTATTGATTACACTTTTTGCCTTGCTGAGCAGTATTCTGGATGCCTATTCGAGGTCCTATTTAAAAGTTGCTGTCCCTACTTTCATTAGAGAAGTATTTCTAAGATTATTGACTGGGATCTTGGTGGGGAGTTATTTTTTAAAATGGATTGATTTTGATTACGTGATGATCGGTCTCGCAGTGGTTTATGGAGCCGCTACCTTCGGGATGATCGTCTACCTATTTTGGTTAGGAGTTTTAAAGTTTGATTTTAGATGGAGCAATTTCCCTAAGGGTTTTCGAAGCTCCTTTCTAAAATTCAGCCTGATCACATTTCTGGCCACGGCAGCTTCTACGTTGATCATGAAAATAGACAGTATAATGGTCAGTTCACTCGTGAGCCTAGAAGCCAACGCTATTTACACTATTGCATTTAGTATGGCATTGGTGATTGAGTTGCCAAGAAGGGCCATTTCTCAAGTGGTAATGCCCGTGGTAGCTGATCATTTTGCTAAAGATAACCTCAGTGAGATCAATAAATTGTATCAGCAAGTCTCCAATAGACAGTTATATATCTGTCTTTTAATCTTTATAGGGATTTGGGGCAATATTGATGATTTATATTTCTTCATCCCGAAAAGAGAGGTTTATGAGGCAGGGAAATATGTGGTATTTCTTATTGGTTTGGGGAAGTTATTTGACGTGATGTTCTCCATTAATAGTGAAGTCTTGGTCTTTTCAAAATATTACCGATTCAACTTATTTTCTACGGTGGTAATGAGTCTGCTGATTATCGGATTGAACTATTGGCTGATCCCTATTTATGGCATAGAAGGAGCTGCTTTTGCAAGTGTATTGGTGATGTTCCTATTTAACTTTGTGAAGTACCTGTTTTTGAAAGTGAAACTAAGTTTCGACCCATTTTCATGGGAGACGCTAAAGATTATTGCGGTTGGAATATTGGCATATTCTCCCATAGAACTTATTCAGTTTGATCAAGGGCCATTGGTTAATATTATAATTACCTCAATCTGGATCTTTCTGAATTATTTAATTTTCTCTAAGGTTCTGGGAGCAGGACGTGAGGAATGGAAGTGGGTTCTAAGTCGATTTAAAAAATAA
- a CDS encoding universal stress protein — MYLIKKLIVCLDQSPLDQTLVQYAEFIASVNQTKKIYFVNVIKNLTVPKEVIEEFPNLVENMINERKEAMENLVKENFKSTKGISFNYVVKEGSLSKKILKLADEKSADMVLIGRKVELPGTGVASLRLARRASCSLLIVPEGSAPKLTKLLVPSDFSEYSKDALEEAIMIADKYGKNKIEIVCQNVFSVPSGYHYTGKSYEEFTEIMKVHAEINYKKFIRKIDTKGVKISPVYSKDENDDPVMSIATKAKEVNADGIIIGAKGRTAATALFIGSMAERLIRYNDSLPLLVTRPKGKNAGILDYILEI; from the coding sequence ATGTACCTGATTAAAAAGTTGATCGTCTGTTTAGACCAAAGCCCATTAGATCAAACCTTGGTCCAATACGCCGAATTTATTGCGAGCGTCAATCAGACCAAGAAAATATATTTTGTTAACGTCATCAAGAACCTAACAGTACCAAAAGAAGTAATTGAAGAGTTTCCCAACCTGGTTGAAAATATGATCAACGAGCGCAAGGAAGCTATGGAGAATCTTGTCAAGGAAAACTTCAAAAGCACAAAAGGCATCTCCTTTAATTATGTTGTAAAAGAAGGTTCACTATCTAAGAAAATCCTGAAACTAGCGGATGAAAAATCTGCTGATATGGTTTTGATCGGAAGGAAAGTAGAACTTCCAGGAACAGGCGTTGCTTCCCTCCGACTTGCGAGAAGAGCAAGTTGTTCTCTATTAATCGTTCCGGAAGGATCTGCCCCAAAGCTGACCAAATTATTGGTACCAAGTGATTTCTCAGAATATTCTAAAGATGCTTTGGAAGAGGCAATTATGATTGCTGATAAATATGGTAAAAACAAGATTGAGATCGTTTGTCAAAACGTCTTTTCTGTTCCATCGGGCTATCATTATACCGGAAAAAGCTACGAGGAATTTACAGAGATCATGAAAGTTCATGCAGAGATAAATTACAAGAAATTCATTCGAAAAATAGACACTAAGGGAGTAAAAATCTCTCCGGTTTATTCCAAGGATGAAAACGATGACCCGGTTATGAGTATTGCTACAAAAGCTAAGGAAGTGAATGCAGACGGGATTATTATCGGAGCAAAAGGAAGAACTGCAGCTACTGCCTTATTCATAGGGAGCATGGCGGAAAGACTGATTCGCTATAATGACAGTCTTCCTCTTTTGGTAACCCGACCAAAAGGTAAAAATGCCGGTATATTGGATTACATATTAGAAATCTAA
- a CDS encoding RNA polymerase sigma factor: MMNPRDQEILHLIQNPNSREMGYRQLIITYQKKVYHVIRRMVIIHEDADDLTQNTFIKAYHHIEKFQGHSSLFTWLYRIATNETLTFLEKKKKRHFFSIDDYQEKIESYLSQPGQLDGDQIQVKLQKAMLELPEKQRLVFQLKNQDDLTYDQISEITGTSIGALKASFHHAVKKIEHSLLEE; the protein is encoded by the coding sequence ATGATGAACCCCAGAGATCAGGAAATTCTACACCTTATCCAAAATCCCAATAGTCGAGAAATGGGTTATCGGCAACTGATCATCACTTATCAAAAAAAAGTTTATCATGTCATCAGAAGGATGGTTATAATCCATGAAGATGCGGATGACCTTACCCAAAACACCTTCATCAAAGCCTATCATCACATTGAAAAATTCCAAGGGCATTCTAGTTTGTTTACTTGGCTGTATAGAATCGCAACAAACGAAACCTTAACCTTTCTTGAAAAGAAAAAAAAGAGACATTTCTTCTCTATTGATGACTACCAAGAAAAAATTGAGTCTTACTTGAGTCAGCCAGGTCAACTTGACGGAGATCAAATTCAAGTTAAGCTACAAAAAGCTATGCTTGAGCTCCCTGAGAAACAACGTCTTGTTTTTCAGTTAAAAAATCAAGACGACTTGACTTACGATCAAATCTCCGAAATTACTGGCACAAGCATTGGAGCTTTGAAGGCAAGTTTTCACCACGCAGTAAAAAAAATCGAACATAGTCTATTGGAAGAATAA
- a CDS encoding S9 family peptidase: MKAPQAVKKPEILEIHGHQRVDNYYWMRDRENPEVIDYLNQENQYLKETLKSTDQFQEELFEELKGRIKEDDESVPYFKSGYFWYARYEKGGEYPLYCRKKDSLEGNEEVFLNANDLAKDHSYFHVGATSTSTNQNLLAFAVDNVGRRIYKIHFKDLITGEILEENIPNTTGNLVWAADNKTLFYSKQDPDTLRAYQIYKHTLGTSIDQDLLVYEEKDEEFTCHIGKTKSEEYLIIHSESTISSEIRFLNANHPEGNFKLLQARIPFLEYAADHYGDHFWIRTNDQAQNFKLVKAPINSPAKENWEEVIPHREAVLLEDFDLFANYLVTQERSKGLTQIFIQPWDGTPGHQLEFEDETYTSWISTNPEFNTEILRFGYNSLVSPSSVYDYHMSLKSRTLLKQQEVVGGYDSELYNSSRIWANAKDGTMIPISLVYKTELFQPDGQNPLLLYAYGSYGISTEAYFSSTRLSLLDRGFVFAIAHIRGGEDMGRQWYEDGKMLKKKNTFTDFITCGEHLVTEKYSSSEHLYAMGGSAGGLLMGAVMNMRPDLFKGLVASVPFVDVVTTMLDETIPLTTGEFQEWGNPKNKEYYDYILSYSPYDNVEAKNYPNLLVTSGLHDSQVQYWEPTKWVAKLRDLKTDDNLLLLHTNMEAGHGGASGRFNALKELALEYTFLFYLEGLLAQKTLS, translated from the coding sequence ATGAAGGCACCCCAAGCAGTAAAAAAACCTGAAATTCTTGAAATCCATGGTCACCAGAGAGTTGACAATTATTATTGGATGAGGGATCGTGAAAATCCAGAAGTCATCGATTACCTAAACCAAGAAAACCAATATTTAAAAGAAACCTTAAAGTCTACTGACCAGTTCCAAGAAGAGCTTTTTGAGGAGTTAAAAGGGAGAATTAAAGAAGATGACGAAAGTGTGCCCTACTTCAAATCTGGTTACTTTTGGTATGCGAGATATGAAAAAGGAGGAGAATACCCATTATACTGCAGAAAAAAGGATTCTCTTGAAGGCAATGAAGAGGTATTCTTAAATGCCAATGATTTAGCCAAAGACCATAGCTATTTCCATGTGGGTGCCACTTCTACCTCAACTAATCAAAACCTACTTGCTTTTGCTGTAGATAATGTTGGTAGGAGAATCTATAAGATTCACTTTAAAGACCTCATTACGGGTGAGATTTTAGAGGAGAATATTCCAAACACTACTGGAAACCTTGTCTGGGCAGCAGACAATAAAACGCTTTTTTATTCTAAGCAAGATCCTGACACACTTCGTGCATACCAGATTTATAAGCATACTTTAGGTACGTCCATTGATCAAGACCTATTAGTTTATGAAGAAAAGGATGAAGAATTTACCTGTCACATTGGAAAAACGAAATCTGAGGAATACCTCATCATCCATTCAGAAAGTACCATTTCATCAGAAATTAGATTTTTGAATGCCAATCATCCAGAAGGCAACTTCAAATTACTTCAAGCAAGAATACCATTTCTAGAGTATGCAGCAGATCATTACGGGGATCATTTCTGGATCAGAACTAATGATCAAGCCCAAAATTTCAAGCTGGTAAAAGCACCTATTAACTCACCAGCAAAAGAGAATTGGGAAGAAGTCATCCCCCACAGGGAAGCAGTTTTACTTGAAGATTTTGATTTGTTTGCCAACTATTTGGTCACCCAAGAACGAAGTAAAGGTCTAACACAGATATTTATTCAACCTTGGGACGGTACTCCTGGTCATCAACTAGAATTTGAAGATGAGACTTATACCTCATGGATCAGTACAAACCCTGAATTCAATACAGAAATATTAAGATTTGGATATAATTCTTTGGTATCACCTTCCAGTGTCTATGACTATCATATGTCACTCAAAAGCAGAACACTGCTTAAACAACAAGAGGTTGTAGGAGGATACGATTCAGAGCTATACAATTCTTCAAGAATTTGGGCCAATGCCAAGGACGGAACAATGATCCCAATATCCTTGGTTTACAAAACAGAGTTATTCCAACCCGATGGCCAAAACCCTCTCCTACTATACGCTTATGGTTCTTATGGAATTAGCACGGAAGCCTATTTCTCTTCCACTAGGCTAAGCTTACTAGATCGAGGGTTTGTTTTTGCGATCGCACATATCCGAGGAGGAGAAGATATGGGAAGACAGTGGTATGAGGATGGGAAAATGCTGAAAAAGAAAAACACTTTCACAGATTTTATAACCTGCGGTGAGCATTTAGTTACTGAAAAATACAGCTCCTCAGAACACCTATATGCAATGGGAGGAAGTGCAGGAGGTCTATTGATGGGAGCTGTGATGAATATGCGCCCTGATTTATTCAAAGGTTTGGTTGCCAGTGTTCCTTTTGTAGATGTAGTCACTACCATGCTGGATGAAACTATTCCATTAACTACGGGAGAGTTTCAGGAATGGGGAAACCCAAAAAACAAGGAATACTATGATTACATCCTTTCCTATTCTCCTTATGATAATGTGGAAGCAAAAAATTACCCAAATCTTTTAGTAACCTCGGGCTTACATGACAGTCAAGTTCAATATTGGGAGCCGACAAAATGGGTGGCTAAGTTAAGAGATTTGAAAACGGATGATAATCTGCTTTTGCTACACACCAATATGGAAGCGGGTCATGGAGGAGCATCTGGTCGATTTAATGCCTTAAAGGAACTTGCTTTGGAATACACCTTTTTGTTCTACCTAGAAGGACTTTTAGCACAAAAAACACTTTCCTAA
- a CDS encoding methylglyoxal synthase produces MKIALIAHDGKKADMVHFLSRSREKLEKVDVHLVATGTTGSHIEKSGFKVEKLLSGPIGGDAQIAAMAAQKELHMVIFFRDPLDKHPHEPDVQMLMRICDVHNIPLATNPASAELMFKSL; encoded by the coding sequence ATGAAAATTGCCTTAATTGCTCACGACGGTAAGAAAGCCGATATGGTTCATTTTTTGAGTCGATCTCGAGAAAAGCTAGAGAAAGTAGATGTGCATTTAGTTGCCACAGGAACGACTGGCTCACATATCGAAAAATCGGGTTTCAAAGTAGAGAAGTTACTCTCTGGACCTATTGGAGGTGATGCTCAAATTGCCGCCATGGCAGCTCAAAAAGAACTGCATATGGTAATTTTCTTTAGAGACCCTTTAGACAAACACCCACATGAACCAGACGTGCAGATGCTTATGAGAATTTGCGACGTCCATAATATCCCTTTAGCCACTAACCCTGCTTCTGCAGAGTTAATGTTCAAAAGCCTATAA
- the pfkA gene encoding 6-phosphofructokinase — translation MEPKTIKKIGVLTSGGDSPGMNAAIRAAVRAGFYYNLEMYGIYRGYEGMIQNDIKKLDSKNITHVLERGGTFLKSARSLEFKTPEGRKKAYDNLMSHGIDALVVIGGDGSLTGAHLFFKEYGIPSIGLPGTIDNDLSGTDSTIGFDTACNTAIEAIDKIRDTATSHDRLFFVEVMGRDAGFIAINAGIGSAAAAILIPEKKMPIDHLVDKLKIRSKAKKSSNIVIVAEGGKSGGAGEIAGKVKKYLPTYDIKVTILGHLQRGGAPSSFDRLLASKLGVAAVEGLLQGKYDVMAGLINNKVVYTPIKKAIVDDKTVDEEDFRIAKILST, via the coding sequence ATGGAACCTAAGACTATCAAAAAAATTGGAGTATTAACATCTGGTGGAGATTCCCCAGGTATGAATGCTGCTATAAGAGCCGCTGTTAGAGCTGGCTTTTATTACAACTTAGAAATGTATGGAATCTACCGCGGCTATGAAGGTATGATCCAAAATGATATTAAAAAGCTTGACTCTAAGAATATTACACACGTTTTGGAGCGTGGAGGCACCTTCCTGAAGTCCGCGAGGAGTTTAGAGTTCAAAACTCCTGAAGGCAGGAAAAAAGCATATGACAATTTAATGAGTCATGGAATCGATGCTTTAGTCGTCATTGGTGGAGATGGCTCCTTAACAGGTGCTCACTTATTCTTCAAAGAATACGGCATTCCATCCATAGGACTACCTGGAACTATTGACAACGATCTTTCTGGAACCGATTCCACTATTGGATTTGATACTGCTTGTAATACTGCTATTGAAGCAATTGATAAAATCAGAGATACTGCTACTTCTCATGATCGCTTGTTTTTTGTGGAAGTGATGGGAAGAGATGCAGGCTTTATTGCGATCAATGCTGGAATAGGAAGTGCTGCTGCAGCTATTTTGATCCCAGAGAAAAAAATGCCTATTGATCATTTGGTTGATAAATTGAAGATTCGATCTAAAGCAAAAAAATCATCCAACATTGTCATTGTTGCTGAAGGAGGTAAAAGTGGTGGTGCTGGGGAAATTGCCGGTAAAGTCAAAAAATACCTGCCGACTTACGACATTAAAGTGACCATCTTAGGCCATTTGCAAAGAGGTGGTGCGCCTTCTTCCTTTGATCGACTACTTGCTTCTAAATTAGGAGTTGCAGCAGTAGAAGGCTTGTTACAAGGTAAATATGACGTAATGGCTGGACTCATCAATAATAAGGTTGTATATACACCTATTAAAAAAGCAATCGTGGATGATAAAACTGTAGATGAGGAAGATTTCAGAATCGCTAAAATACTATCTACTTAA
- the fbaA gene encoding class II fructose-bisphosphate aldolase: protein MKFKPGVKYGEELKDLYAYAKENEFAMPAVNVIGSNSVNAVLETAKKLNSPVIIQFSNGGAQFFAGKGLSNEGQKASIAGGISGAHHVHQMAEAYGVPVILHTDHAAKKLLPWIDGLLEAGKAYYATHKKPLFSSHMLDLSEEPLEENVEISCNYFKEFAKLDMAIEIELGVTGGEEDGVDNTDIDSSKLYTQPEEVAYAYENLKKIDDLFTIAAAFGNVHGVYKPGNVSLKPEILKNSQEYINEKYGTTGKPLNFVFHGGSGSSVEEIREANSYGSIKMNIDTDMQWAFWEGVLKNYKNHEAYLQTQLGNPDGADSPNKKYYDPRNWLRKGEENFVKRLEQAFEMLNAVNRN, encoded by the coding sequence ATGAAATTTAAACCTGGAGTAAAATACGGTGAGGAGCTTAAGGACCTTTATGCATATGCTAAAGAGAATGAGTTTGCCATGCCTGCAGTAAACGTTATTGGTTCTAATTCTGTAAATGCAGTATTGGAAACTGCGAAAAAATTGAATTCACCTGTGATTATACAGTTTTCAAATGGTGGAGCACAATTCTTTGCAGGAAAAGGATTAAGCAATGAAGGACAAAAAGCAAGTATTGCTGGTGGTATTTCAGGAGCACATCATGTTCACCAAATGGCAGAAGCTTATGGTGTACCTGTGATTCTCCACACTGACCATGCTGCTAAAAAGTTATTGCCTTGGATTGATGGTTTGTTGGAAGCTGGAAAAGCATATTACGCAACACATAAAAAACCTCTTTTCAGTTCTCATATGCTTGATCTATCTGAGGAGCCACTTGAAGAGAATGTAGAAATTTCTTGTAATTACTTCAAGGAGTTTGCAAAACTTGATATGGCAATTGAGATTGAATTGGGTGTGACTGGTGGGGAAGAAGATGGAGTAGATAATACTGATATTGATTCATCTAAGCTTTATACGCAGCCAGAAGAAGTAGCCTATGCATACGAAAATCTGAAAAAGATTGATGATTTATTCACGATTGCAGCTGCTTTTGGTAACGTTCACGGTGTGTATAAGCCAGGGAATGTAAGTCTTAAGCCAGAGATTCTTAAGAATTCTCAGGAGTACATCAATGAGAAGTATGGTACAACAGGCAAGCCTTTGAACTTCGTATTCCATGGTGGATCAGGTTCTTCAGTAGAAGAAATCAGAGAAGCAAATAGTTACGGTTCTATCAAAATGAACATTGATACAGATATGCAATGGGCATTCTGGGAAGGTGTTTTAAAGAATTATAAAAATCACGAGGCTTATCTTCAGACTCAATTGGGTAACCCTGATGGAGCAGATAGTCCAAATAAGAAATATTACGATCCAAGAAACTGGCTTCGTAAGGGGGAAGAGAATTTTGTGAAGCGTTTGGAGCAGGCATTTGAGATGCTAAACGCAGTAAACAGAAACTAA
- a CDS encoding substrate-binding domain-containing protein, which produces MKTLRITGVPEHFNLPWKKVISRQPFASKGIELKWTEESRGSGQMNKAIREGETDIALILTESFLQDFENGSPAKMMGFHVSSPLIWGIHVHGNSTINALDQIDSPSFLISRNGSGSQLMSYVLAKRENWDSENLTFRIVGNLPGALQVMSPEKPEMFLWEKYTTKPWVDRREMKRIGEVLSPWPCFAMVVSNTALEEFGEIIFELRQLVYQESSKLQDSESTAEEIHKLYDLKLEDVKSWLSQTQWAKEAIISKKELNQAMEEMIQLGILKNKLRLEDFLTMDHLTLTL; this is translated from the coding sequence ATGAAAACTCTTAGAATCACCGGTGTCCCTGAACACTTCAATTTACCTTGGAAAAAAGTCATTTCGAGACAACCTTTTGCCAGTAAAGGAATCGAGTTAAAATGGACTGAAGAATCTCGTGGTTCTGGTCAAATGAATAAAGCTATTAGAGAAGGTGAAACAGACATCGCCTTGATTTTAACTGAGAGTTTTTTACAGGATTTTGAAAATGGAAGCCCGGCCAAAATGATGGGATTTCATGTAAGTTCCCCTTTAATTTGGGGAATCCATGTTCATGGTAATTCTACTATTAATGCTCTCGATCAAATAGACTCTCCTTCGTTTTTGATTAGTAGAAATGGCTCTGGGTCTCAGCTGATGTCTTATGTTCTTGCCAAAAGAGAAAACTGGGACAGCGAAAACTTAACATTCCGAATCGTAGGGAATTTACCAGGAGCCTTACAGGTAATGAGCCCTGAAAAACCCGAGATGTTTCTTTGGGAAAAATACACCACAAAGCCTTGGGTTGACAGGCGTGAAATGAAAAGAATTGGAGAAGTATTAAGTCCTTGGCCTTGCTTTGCTATGGTTGTTTCTAATACTGCTCTGGAGGAGTTTGGAGAAATTATTTTTGAATTGCGTCAATTAGTTTATCAGGAATCATCCAAACTTCAAGATTCTGAAAGCACAGCAGAGGAAATCCATAAACTATACGACTTAAAATTAGAAGATGTCAAATCATGGCTATCCCAAACTCAGTGGGCAAAAGAAGCCATTATTTCTAAGAAGGAATTAAATCAGGCGATGGAAGAAATGATCCAGTTGGGGATATTAAAAAACAAATTAAGATTGGAAGACTTCCTTACGATGGATCACCTGACTTTGACCCTGTGA